GCAACCCGCTGGCAGGATGTTTACCGATTCTGGTACAAATGCCAGTGCTATTTGCATTGTTTGCTACCTTGCGTGGCTCCCCATTTTCAGACATTAATTACAGCGTTAACCTGCAAATTTTACCCCGCGAACAAATAGAACAAATTACACCGCAAGCTTTTGCTACGGCTCCCCAGAATATTTATATTGCTGATGGGATTCATTATCCGATCGCAGCTTTAGTTCCTGGTGGAAACCGTTTAGCAGTGGGCGAAAAAACAAACGTAGAATTTCAAACCGTACAAGGGAAACCCCTCAGCCAGTTAGTAGCTGAGCATCCTGAAAATAGCTTAATTCCTCGTTGGAAAGTTATTAAAGGAGAAGAAAGAGTACGGATCGATGAAAAAGGTAATATAGAAGCCCTACAAGCAGGAGACGTTACCATTCAAGGCACGATACCAGGATTAGCATCTGACAAAGGGTTCCTTTTTATTGATGCCCTCGGTCGCGTTGGTGCTTTTGATGAAGACGGAACCATCCACTGGGATGTGGTAGGTATGGTACTGTTTTTTGGTATCAGTTTGTACATCAACCAGCTACTTTCAGGACAGTCTGGTTCCACTAACTCCAACCCACAACAGGATACAGTTAACAAAATTACTCCGATTATCTTTTCGGGGATGTTTTTGTTCTTCCCGCTTCCGGCTGGAGTGTTGATGTATATGGTGATCGCTAACATTTTCCAAACAGCCCAAACCTTTATTCTGTCGCGGGAACCTCTCCCAGAAAACCTCCAAAAGTTAGTGGAAGCTGAGGAGAAAGAAGCCAATGCCAAAGGAAGAGAAGCACTCCCCTTTGAGCCCGGTCGTTCTAAGAAGAAAGCCTCAGGTTAGAGTACATGACTGATATTCAAATAGAGCGGGGTCAAAAATGGTTGGAAGAATTACTGCAATTAATGAAAATCCCCGCTAAAGTCAAGGTTGAAAAAATAGCAACCGAAGGAGAAGCAGAACACGAAGATGATTACGAACCAGATAACTATTGGCTGATCGTCGATGAAAGCCAACTGACGCCAGTGCAAATGCAAATTTTAATCGGCTCAGAAGGTGCAACTTTAGATGCGATGCAGTATTTAGCGAATGCTATTCTCAATCTTTCTCAAGAGCCAGAACAGCAAGCAGCTTATACTATCGAGCTAAATGGTTACCGCATCCGCAGGCAAGCAGAATTGCGAGCGTTGGCAGAATACGCCGTGCAGCAAGTACGCGCCAACGGCCAAGAATTTGAAATGAAATCGCTTTCTTCGGCAGAAAGGCGTCAAATACACACTTTTTTGAAGGAATTTACCGATTTAGAAAGCTACAGTCGGGGCAAAGAGCCCGATCGCCGTTTGGTTGTTCGGCTACGCTAAAAGATTTTGGGATTTTAGATTTTAGTTTGATTTAAAATCTAAAATCCTCAGCCCGGGCTGAGCCGGTAAGAAAATACGAGGCGCAAATCATGGAAGAAATTTATATTCCCCAATTAACTGCAGCGCCTGAGCAAACAGAGGTGATTCAAATACAAGAGTTTCTACCAAGTTTGGAAACCTTAACGCCGATCAAAGGACGTATGCGAGTTACCCACAAAGGGAACTATATTGAGGTTTCGGCTCAGGCAGAAACGATCGTTACTTTAACTTGCAATCGCTGTTTGCAACAGTACAATCACCGTCTGAAGCTAAAGACTTCGGAAATTATCTGGTTAGATGAAGCGGCTAATCAACCTTACGATGGCCCGATAGAAAGGGAAGTCGCGATGGAAGATTTGATGGAAACGTTACCGCCTCAGGGGTATTTCAATCCAGATGATTGGTTGTATCAACAAATGTGTCTGGCAATTCCCCAACAACAATTGTGTGATTCTCAATGTCAGGGAATTGCGGTGAAAAATGATGGCGATCGAACAGAACAGCCGATCGATCGTCGCTGGGCCACCCTGGAAACCCTCAAACAACAACTCCAAAATGGTTAATTTAGGTAATTAGGTAATTGGGTAATGGGTAATCCTATTGGCAGATTTCCGGTTTCAAATTACCAGTTAAAAACCGTGGTATCAGTCCGATCTCGGAAATATAAATATAAAATTAATTACCAATTACCAATTACCAATTATTAATCATATGAGCTTTCATGAAGAGTTTGAACTACTGCTACGGGCTCGCTATCCTTTGATATACGTTCCTACCAACGAAGAGGAGCGAGTAGAAAACGCGATCGCAGCTTGTGCTAAAAAACAAGGCAATCGAGCAGTTTATGTCTGGGATTTTGTAGATGGCTACCAAGGCAACCCCAACGATACGGGATTCGGCAAAAGGAATCCCTTACAAGCATTAGAATTAATCGAAAAAATAGCTCCTGCTTCCCCAGGAGTTTTTATTTTACGGGATTTTCATCGGTTTTTAGAAGATGTGGCAGTTTCCCGTAAACTAAAAAATTTAGCTCGGTTACTGAAGTCCCAACCGAAAAATCTGGTCATTCTTTCTCCCAGAATTGCCATTCCAGAAGAGTTAAGCGAAGTTCTCACGGTTTTAGAGTTTCACTTACCAACAGCATCGGAAATTAAATCGGAAGTAGAACGTTTATTGGCGGCTACCGGACATTCTCTAGAAGGGAAAACTTTAGATGAAATCGTTCGTTCTTGCCAGGGTCTTTCAATGGAAAGGATTCGGCGGGTACTGGCGAGAGCGATCGCAACTCACGGGGAATTGCGCGGGGAAGATGTAGAGTTAGTACTGGAAGAAAAACGTCAAACCATCCGCCAAACTCAAATTTTAGAATTTTATCCCGCTACAGAAAATATATCGGATGTGGGTGGTTTAGATAATTTAAAAGACTGGCTGCTGCGTCGGGGCGGTGCGTTTTCCGAACGGGCTAGGCAATACGGATTACCCCACCCTAGAGGTTTGTTATTAGTAGGAATCCAGGGTACTGGGAAATCCCTGATGGCAAAAGCAATTGCCCACCACTGGCATTTACCTTTACTGCGTCTGGATGTAGGACGCTTATTTGGTGGCTTAGTAGGTGAGTCGGAATCTCGTACTCGTCAAATGATTCAATTAGCAGAAGCTTTAGCTCCCTGCGTGTTGTGGATTGACGAAATAGATAAAGCTTTTTCCGGACTTGATGGAAAAGGAGATGCCGGCACCAGCAACCGAGTATTCGGTACTTTTATTACTTGGTTGGCTGAAAAAATATCTCCCGTCTTCGTAGTAGCTACTGCCAATAATATTCAAACTTTACCGCCGGAAATGCTTCGCAAAGGTCGATTCGATGAAATATTTTTTGTGGGGTTACCTACTCAAGAAGAGCGCAAGTCGATCTTTTCAGTTCATTTAACCCGGTTGCGTCCCCACAATCTTGCTAATTACGATCTAGAGCGACTAGCTTACGAAACTCCTGATTTTTCTGGAGCGGAAATCGAGCAATCTTTGATTGAAGCGATGCACATTGGTTTTAGCCAAAGCCGAGATTTTACTACCGATGACATTTTAGAAGCGGCTAGTCAAATTATCCCCTTAGCTCGTACTGCTCAAGAACAAATAAAATTTTTACAGGAATGGGCTGCGGCTGGTAAAGCTCGTTTAGCTTCTAAACATAGCAGTCTGAGCAGTAGAATTCAAAACCAATTTCGCTAGCTCGATCGCTGGTTTTGTGGTAAAGAATATAAAGTTGTCTCTCTCTTTTCTAAAGAAGTAGAGACTCATCTGGTATAATAAGCGTTTTTCTGGGGAGTAGGCATGAGTTTTTCTGGCCTTGCAAAATTCTTGATCGGTTTTATTATCGCGATCGGTCTGATGGTTGGTGCAGGAGTAGCGGCAGCCCTTTACTTTGTGACCAAATTAACTACACCTCCTGCCAAACCAGTTTTTGCCAACGATACACCTGCTGTAAAAGCTCAAGCAGGGATCGCTCCGCCCAAAAGCCAGCCAAAGCCAGCACCTAGTAAAGCTCCTGCGGCTACTCCCGTTCCCGCACCAACTGCTACTAATGTTGCCTCGACCACAACCCTAGCACCGAATCCAACACCTACTCCTAGCGAAAGTCCTTCTCCTCAACCTTTAGAGCCAGGAGCATATAAAGCTCGCGTCACTTGGTCGAGAGGTCTGAGCGTTCGCAGTAATCCCACCTTGGAAAGCGATCGCATTGGTGGAGTAGCCTATAAACAAGACATCGTAGTTTTGGCAGAAAGCGATGACAAACGGTGGCTGAAGATTCGGGTAGACGATGGAGGAACTGAAGGTTGGGTAAAAGCTGGTAACGTAGAGCGAGTCGATTCAGAATAAAGCGAACAAACCATCAGTGAAAATTTAAATCCTCGAAGTCTCGATATCTCTTTTGTAATGGTTAGTATCTATTACCAATTCACTTTAACGCAGCCTTAATTATTTCACTCACGCCCTGGCTCCTGCCAGCATAGGAAATATGCTAGGTAAAGAGTAAATCGCCTTTGCTGCTTTTCGAGTATAAATATTCATTCATGCTCGCCGATATGTAAGCAAGGTAAGAAGGTGGAATTGTATATATTAAGAAAATTAGCCAAATTTTAATCTTAATTGCAATATTTGGTTAAGGGCTTCAGCTATTTACATTAGAGTGGTAGGTTGTAAAAAAATAAATCAGCAAAGTAACAACCTCACCTTTTGCTTGAAAGATCGTGTACGACAAAAACTCCCCTAAGTATCTAGTAGAAGCTGCGATTACTGCTGCATTGGGCGCTGGGATCGTCACCACATTTGCCATCAGCCAAGGTCAACATCCTTTAGTGGCCCTCCAAATTACGGGATTTGCCGTGTTAATTGCTTTGGCGTGCGATCGCCTGGGCATTATTTAAAAGGAGCTTTACCTACTAACAGCCCTTTTGATAGCTAACGATCGGCTGTTTAAAAAACCTATTTTTTCTGACGCCGTTGTTGTAAAAATTACTTCTTGATAAAATAAGCCGACTGCTTCTTTATTTAGATGGCGAAACAGTTACAGGGCTTTCAGCGTCTATGAAATTTAAAGACCTGAGTGCTAGATAACAAACAATTCCTTCTCGGCCTACTGAATCGATTGCCCACCAAATTCCTGATTGATGGCATCCTCTGTGGAAATTAATTCGAGGGGGCATATAACAATATATCCTATCAACGCGATCGCTTTTTCACTTATATGTCCTTATAAGCTGTGAAACAGCTTGATTTTTGATTGAATTGAACAGATCTGACTACTAGAATCATAGATGTACAACACTCTCAACAAAGAGTGATTACTCAAAATTTCACCAGACAATTATGGAAAACCTTGTCTATATACATCTTGCAAGTACTTACGAAGAAACTGGAGCTAGTAAGCCACTCGCTCATCCGAAGCCGCTCAAAGTTTCCCCTCAAGGAAATTGGAAAAAATTCTCCAGAAAAGCTTGCCTTAGCTTACTAAGTATTACTTTGGGAATCAGCTGTCTGGGCATCAGTACTCAGGCAATGGCAAGCGTACTCAAACAAGGAACTAAAGGCCCAGAAGTAGCTCAACTTCAGCAACAATTACAACAACTAGGCTATTTCAACGGACGCGCTACTGGTAACTTTGGGCCATTAACCAAAGCAGCGGTTGTTCGGTTTCAACAAGCTCGTGGACTAAAGGCAGATGGCGTCGCGGGACAAAACACTTTAGAAGCTTTGTACGATCGAAGTGCTACTGCTCCTGCCAGTGCTTCTAATTCTACTTCGGAACAAAAAGAAAGCTTTCCGGTCGTTAGCACTTCTCGGCGTCCCACTTTAAAAATAGGCGCTAGAGGTTCTGATGTGAGAACTCTACAGCAACTTTTAGCCAATGCGAATTTGTACAGCGGAAACATCAACGGCATTTTCGATCCGACAACTAATGCTGCCGTTAAAGAGTTTCAACGCTCTAGCGGATTAGTGGTAGATGGAGTGGTTGGAAAAAAAACCTGGAGTGCTTTAGCTGACGGGGATACCGTCACAACCCAGCAACCTTTTGATAACTCCCCGTTTACCAACGAACCGTTTGTTAATCAAACAGCCGAGAAAGCAAGCGCTAAACCCGTTCTGCGAGTAGGAGACAAAGGAAAAGATGTCACGGAACTACAGCAGAGTTTGAAAGAATTAGGCTACTTCAAAACTCGCGTCACTGGTGTATTTGGTTCGGTTACAAAGGCAGCGGTAATTCGCTTCCAGCAAGATAAAGGGTTGATGGCTAACGGTATTGTAGACAGTAGAACGCAAACGGCATTACAAAGCCCTAGCTCAAACTCTACTTTTAACGTGACGGAATTACAAAAGCGCTTGAAAGCACAAGGCTTTTATCAAGGTGCTGTAGATGGTAGATACAACGATCGAACCAAAGCCGCCGTCAAAGCAGCGCAGCAAGCTTATGGAATCAGTGAAGATGATATTCTGAGAGCAAATTTTTAGAGGCTCTGGGAATACTCAGTATTGAGAGGGCTCTCAGATTAGGGATCTGGGAGCTTATGTTTTACAGTGGTAGCAATGCCCGTTGGCAGGTAGGGCATATAGCATGGATCGTTAGCTGGCAATCAAGTAGGTGATATCCTTCTTTTTCGGCTGTTTTAGTACCTATTTTCAGAATATTGTCATTTTTGAATTCAATAGTCTTGTTACAACGAACGCAAATAAGATGATCGTGATGATGGGGATATGGCTGATTTACTTCGTAGTGTTTGTGGCCTTCTCCTAGCTCTAATTCCCGTAAAATACCCATCCGAGCTAATAACTTGACGCTGCGGTAAACGGTGGATAAACTGATTGCCTCTCCTCTACTCTGTAACAGACCGTGCAGTTCTTCCGCGCTCAGATGTTTACCTTTGGGAAGTTCTTGGAAAATGTGTAATATCGTTTCACGTTGGGGAGTTAAACGCCAACCCCTGTCATTTAATTCGGCTTTGAGTGAGGATGCCGTGTAGACAGTCATATTCACCTTCTCAATAAAGGTAGTCTATTGAAAATGATACACAAATAAAGAATGATTTGCAAGAAACCCTCTTTACTGAGAATAAGTCTTAACTAAATAACTTTAAGGCTCCAAAAGTTCGTTTTGAGAAAGGGAACGCAGGCAAGACCAGTTGCTGGGAAGTAAAGAGGGCCATCCCTGACGTAAAGCTTCCGGGCAGACAGTGTGAATGGTTAATTGACAGTCAAGCAGGTGTAATCCGGCTTTTTCCGATTGCTTAAGGCCAATTTTCAAAATGGAATCGTTTTTAAATTCGATCGTTTTATTGCACTGAATGCAAACTAAGTGATGGTGGTGATGGGGATATGGCTGATTTATTTCATAATGCTTATGCCCTTCTGCCAATTCTAGTTCTCGCAGGATACCCATCCGAACCATTAATTTAAGAGTTCGGTAAATGGTAGAAAGGCTGATTTTTTCTCCTTTGCTCTGTAGCAAAGTATGGAGGTCTTCAGCGCTCAGATGATGACCTCTAGGAAGGTTTTGAAAGACTTGTAAGATTACCTCCCTTTGAGGAGTTAAACGCCAGCCTTTCTCATTCAGTTCGGCTTTAAACGAGGTTGGTGTGTAGGTGGCCATATTAATATTCTCAAACAGCCTTCTAATCTGGAAGGATACACAATTTAGTAACCTATTTTCAAGAAATAGTGCTTATTGAGAATAAATATCTAAAAGAAAGATAAACAGTTTAAGTTATTGACAATATTTATAATTAAGTTGGCAAGTAAGTAGTAGTTACAAAATTCTCTAAATCTAAAATTTATTCATTCTAAAATCTAAAATCTAAAATCTAAAATCTAAAATTGATTGGCCGAGTAAGCGGTAATACCAGCTTTTCTCGGCCAATATTCAGGATGCCCAAGTTTGATGAGGATATTAGCTGAAAGATTCCAGATAATCCCGCACGCGATTGCGACGTTTGGGTTGGCGCAATTTTTGCAAAGCTTTCGCTTCTATTTGCCGAACTCGTTCGCGAGATAAATCTAATGCCCGACCGATTTCTGCTAAAGAGTAGGGGTGGCCATCTTCTAAACCAAAACGCATGAGGATGACATCCCGTTCCCGGCTAGTTAAGTCGGCTAATAGTTGTTGTAAGTCACGATAGAGAGATTCCCGCATTAAAAGCTCTTCGGGAGAAATTCCGTCAGTTTCTAATAGATCGCCTAACTCGGTATCTTTTTCTTTACCTACTTTAGTTTCTAAAGAAACAGAGCGGGGTACTCGGAATAAGACTTCCCGCACTTGTAGCGGTGTCATTTCTAACTCTTTAGCGAGGTCTTCTAGCGTAGGGGTGCGCCCTTTTTCTTGGGCGATTTTGCGTTGGGCTTTTTTAATTTTGTTGAGTTTTTCGGTGATGTGAACTGGCAGGCGAATGGTACGGCTTTGAGTCGCGATCGCACGAGTAATTCCTTGACGAATCCACCAGTAAGCATAGGTGCTAAAGCGATATCCTTTGGTGGGGTCAAATTTCTCAACGGCTCTTTCTAAGCCCATCGTTCCTTCTTGGATTAAATCTAATAATTCCAAGCCGCGATTTTGATACTTTTTGGCTACCGATACCACCAGACGGAGGTTGGCTTTAATCATGTGTTCTTTCGCCCGAACACCTTCTGCTTGGATTTGCTCTAGTTCTTCAACTGTTAAACCAGTTAATTGGGCCCAAGCTCTTTTACCAGCACTTAAAATGGGTTTTAGCTCTGCTACTGGGATCTCAGCAACATTAGCCCACCGTTCGAGAGACGGACGATGGCCCAGGTTAGCAGCCAGACGATCGTGAACGTCGATTAATTGAACATAGCGTCGAATCGTGCCATCTTCTTTTTCGGCTGCATCATTTCTGAGTT
The Leptolyngbyaceae cyanobacterium DNA segment above includes these coding regions:
- the yidC gene encoding membrane protein insertase YidC, coding for MDFGIGFLSNNVMLPILDFFYGIVPSYGLAIVALTLVVRFALYPLSANSIRSMRRTRVTQPIMQKRVKEIQERYKEDPAKQQEEMGKLYKEFGNPLAGCLPILVQMPVLFALFATLRGSPFSDINYSVNLQILPREQIEQITPQAFATAPQNIYIADGIHYPIAALVPGGNRLAVGEKTNVEFQTVQGKPLSQLVAEHPENSLIPRWKVIKGEERVRIDEKGNIEALQAGDVTIQGTIPGLASDKGFLFIDALGRVGAFDEDGTIHWDVVGMVLFFGISLYINQLLSGQSGSTNSNPQQDTVNKITPIIFSGMFLFFPLPAGVLMYMVIANIFQTAQTFILSREPLPENLQKLVEAEEKEANAKGREALPFEPGRSKKKASG
- a CDS encoding R3H domain-containing nucleic acid-binding protein, which encodes MTDIQIERGQKWLEELLQLMKIPAKVKVEKIATEGEAEHEDDYEPDNYWLIVDESQLTPVQMQILIGSEGATLDAMQYLANAILNLSQEPEQQAAYTIELNGYRIRRQAELRALAEYAVQQVRANGQEFEMKSLSSAERRQIHTFLKEFTDLESYSRGKEPDRRLVVRLR
- a CDS encoding YceD family protein, with product MEEIYIPQLTAAPEQTEVIQIQEFLPSLETLTPIKGRMRVTHKGNYIEVSAQAETIVTLTCNRCLQQYNHRLKLKTSEIIWLDEAANQPYDGPIEREVAMEDLMETLPPQGYFNPDDWLYQQMCLAIPQQQLCDSQCQGIAVKNDGDRTEQPIDRRWATLETLKQQLQNG
- a CDS encoding AAA family ATPase — its product is MSFHEEFELLLRARYPLIYVPTNEEERVENAIAACAKKQGNRAVYVWDFVDGYQGNPNDTGFGKRNPLQALELIEKIAPASPGVFILRDFHRFLEDVAVSRKLKNLARLLKSQPKNLVILSPRIAIPEELSEVLTVLEFHLPTASEIKSEVERLLAATGHSLEGKTLDEIVRSCQGLSMERIRRVLARAIATHGELRGEDVELVLEEKRQTIRQTQILEFYPATENISDVGGLDNLKDWLLRRGGAFSERARQYGLPHPRGLLLVGIQGTGKSLMAKAIAHHWHLPLLRLDVGRLFGGLVGESESRTRQMIQLAEALAPCVLWIDEIDKAFSGLDGKGDAGTSNRVFGTFITWLAEKISPVFVVATANNIQTLPPEMLRKGRFDEIFFVGLPTQEERKSIFSVHLTRLRPHNLANYDLERLAYETPDFSGAEIEQSLIEAMHIGFSQSRDFTTDDILEAASQIIPLARTAQEQIKFLQEWAAAGKARLASKHSSLSSRIQNQFR
- a CDS encoding SH3 domain-containing protein, with protein sequence MSFSGLAKFLIGFIIAIGLMVGAGVAAALYFVTKLTTPPAKPVFANDTPAVKAQAGIAPPKSQPKPAPSKAPAATPVPAPTATNVASTTTLAPNPTPTPSESPSPQPLEPGAYKARVTWSRGLSVRSNPTLESDRIGGVAYKQDIVVLAESDDKRWLKIRVDDGGTEGWVKAGNVERVDSE
- a CDS encoding peptidoglycan-binding protein, with the protein product MENLVYIHLASTYEETGASKPLAHPKPLKVSPQGNWKKFSRKACLSLLSITLGISCLGISTQAMASVLKQGTKGPEVAQLQQQLQQLGYFNGRATGNFGPLTKAAVVRFQQARGLKADGVAGQNTLEALYDRSATAPASASNSTSEQKESFPVVSTSRRPTLKIGARGSDVRTLQQLLANANLYSGNINGIFDPTTNAAVKEFQRSSGLVVDGVVGKKTWSALADGDTVTTQQPFDNSPFTNEPFVNQTAEKASAKPVLRVGDKGKDVTELQQSLKELGYFKTRVTGVFGSVTKAAVIRFQQDKGLMANGIVDSRTQTALQSPSSNSTFNVTELQKRLKAQGFYQGAVDGRYNDRTKAAVKAAQQAYGISEDDILRANF
- a CDS encoding transcriptional repressor; the protein is MTVYTASSLKAELNDRGWRLTPQRETILHIFQELPKGKHLSAEELHGLLQSRGEAISLSTVYRSVKLLARMGILRELELGEGHKHYEVNQPYPHHHDHLICVRCNKTIEFKNDNILKIGTKTAEKEGYHLLDCQLTIHAICPTCQRALLPL
- a CDS encoding transcriptional repressor; translation: MATYTPTSFKAELNEKGWRLTPQREVILQVFQNLPRGHHLSAEDLHTLLQSKGEKISLSTIYRTLKLMVRMGILRELELAEGHKHYEINQPYPHHHHHLVCIQCNKTIEFKNDSILKIGLKQSEKAGLHLLDCQLTIHTVCPEALRQGWPSLLPSNWSCLRSLSQNELLEP
- the sigC gene encoding RNA polymerase sigma factor SigC, with protein sequence MPATFFSTDATYDSPLDASSFELDSNTGHIPSDLVDLDMEEADVTTLQQGTSRRTTDLVRLYLQDIGRVRLLGRDEEVSEAQLVQRYMRLLELRNDAAEKEDGTIRRYVQLIDVHDRLAANLGHRPSLERWANVAEIPVAELKPILSAGKRAWAQLTGLTVEELEQIQAEGVRAKEHMIKANLRLVVSVAKKYQNRGLELLDLIQEGTMGLERAVEKFDPTKGYRFSTYAYWWIRQGITRAIATQSRTIRLPVHITEKLNKIKKAQRKIAQEKGRTPTLEDLAKELEMTPLQVREVLFRVPRSVSLETKVGKEKDTELGDLLETDGISPEELLMRESLYRDLQQLLADLTSRERDVILMRFGLEDGHPYSLAEIGRALDLSRERVRQIEAKALQKLRQPKRRNRVRDYLESFS